CAAAAATTTCCCCCAGGGATATCGCATTTATTCGTCCTGGGCAGGTAGCTAAAGTAAAAATTACTGCATACGACTATACGATTTATGGTGACTTAAATGGTACAGTGACGACTATATCTCCTGATACGATTCAAGATGAGTTTGTGCCAGGCGAATACTATTATAAGGTTTTCATCCTCACAGATACTGATTCTCTGGAAAATCATGAGGGTAATAAATTTCCGATAGTGCCAGGTATGATTGCAGCGGTAGATATAAAAACGGGTTCGAAAACTGTTTTTGATTATCTTATGAAGCCAATCAATAAGGCGGGTGAGGCGCTACGGGAAAGGTAATGGCGAAATGGTTAGCTAACTCATTGGTGCACATTGTTTTTGGCTTCTTTGGTCTTTCTAGCTTATCTCAAGCTGAATCAAAAATTGTTACTCTTTCGGTTGAGGTCGCAATTACGAACTCTTCGAAGCAGGATATTAATGGTTATGTTCAAAGACTTTCTATGCCTGTAGAGTATAGTTTGCAGCAGTCATTAAAGAAGATTAGATATAATTATCCAGAAAAAATTATTTACAAGAAGCATGGTGTAGGGGGTTCTAAGTACCTTGAGTTTGTGCTGAGTATTCCTGCTGGAAGGACAGTTTCCAGGATTGTTGAGTTTGATTTAATGCTTACTTCATATGATTATACTCAATTGAGCAGGGGGCGAGACTTTTTTCCAAGTGGTACTTACTTAGAGTCAGCGAGGTTTATCGAGTCAGATTCCACTCCAATTAAAAAGTTATCCCTTAAAATACAAAATACTTTTGAAGATGAAGAGAGTCGTTTGAGGGCAGCTTTTTTGATTCCTCAAGCAATAATTAAATATAAAGTTCAGCCTACAAAAGGCGCTCTGGCGGGCCTTGAGTCAGGGGAGGGTGATTGTACAGAGCATGCGGCGCTTTTTGTCGCATTGGCACGCTCTATGGGGTATCCTGCAAGAGTTACTTCAGAGTTTCTTTTTTCCAAGAAAAAAAGATTTGATCGACCTAATCATCATGCCGCTGAAGTTTTTATGGGTGGTCGGTGGGTGCCGGTAGACCCCAATTTGGCGCAGAAGCCTTATCTTGGATATGGTTTCGGTAAGGGTAGTATAAGTAAAATTGTTCTTACTCGAGAGTTTTCATGGGTTTGGTCTAATTTGTTTCCGAAAGATTTTAAAGGTAAAAAAAATAATGTTAGTGTTTCTGTTTTGTGGAGTTTGCAATAAATATTGAATTTCTGGATTCAATTATTTGTTATGGGTGGGTTTAGTAGGGCGTGCAGTGGTATAGCGAATTACATCTGTCGGCCAGATGTGTAAGTTTGATCTGTATCATGTTTTTCTTGAGTTGTCATGTGTTGGATTTTAAGTTTTATTCTACCTCTATGGGTTGTCCGGTTTTTTGAAGTTTTTCTAGTAGGATGGGGATTGAGCCAAAGTCGGAGTCCCTTCTGGATCCTTTGATAAGTATTAGGTCTGAATCCTGGGAGAAATCAGCTAGATAGTCAACGAGAGGTGAAGCCTCTGAAAAATGTGGTCCTAAAATTTCTTCCGGTAATAACTCCCGGAGAAATTTCATTTCCTCACCGTGTGTTATTACCCAGTTAACATTGCTGTTGAGTAAGGGGTGAGTGAGACTTTCATGTAATTCTTGTGCTTTTTTACCTAAATGGACAATGCGACCTAGTACCGCAATTCTTCGTCCATTATTTTTTATTTTACTCTGAGAAAATACTGAGAATGCATTAATCATGGAGCAAACTTCAGCGTTCCAGCTATCATCAATAAGTGTTAGGGATTTACCTTGAATGTTTAAATTTTTTCTTTTTAAATGTCCCTCATCAAGTTCTAGGTCAAGCAATCTATTTGCGCATTGGGCTAGGTCTTTATCTAGCGCGTAAGCTGCACAAATAGCAGCTATGGCATTGTACATCATGCCAGTGCTGGGTGCGGGAACCTTTAATTCTAATCTTTGAGTTGGGAACTGTAGTGTGACATTGCTTCCAGTTTCATCGGTATCAATATTTATTATCTTAACATCTGCCCTTTCTCCTTTGCCAAACACTATTATTTTTTTAGCATATTTTATTGCTTGCGAAAGAATATAGTCGAAGCACTTTAGGTGGTCCCCTAATATAGCTACTGAAGAATTCGTTAATCCGTCAAAAATGCACGATTTCCATTTCGCAGTGTCTTCAACTGATTTTATGCGATGGTTAGTTTGTGATAGACCAATTTCCGTAATTATAGATATAGTTGGTTTTATCTGTCTTGTGATGGGGCCTCGTTTCATCCATAATGCGCTCTGAGCCACTTCGATAACGGCAGCTTCATGGTCAGGATTTAGACTGGCAAGCATCGAAGGTGCGCCTACACGTGAGTTATAGTTACCTAAACTGGATAATATCTTTTCTTTGGGGCCCAGAATTTGCACAAGCATTTTTAGGGTGCTTGATTTTCCTGCAGTACCTGTAATGGCAATGACATCGCCTTGGAATCGTTTTCTGGCTGCTAATCCGAGCTCAATTATAACTTTTAATGGGTCTTCAACTTGAAGTACAGGCAGTTCCTTAGGTAATCCATCTACAGGGTGGGAAACAATGGCGCCAGCAATACGATGTGCAAATTCAGGAAGGGTTTTATGGCAGTCAAAGTAATTGGCAGATGGCTTTGAGCGCTGTTCGTGAAAATCTCTGTCTTTACTTGTATGAGCAACAAATAAGACAGGCCCCACTGCTTGGTCTAAAAATCCACTCCCAGAAATTACGCTGCGAATGTACCAATTTTCAGGTGGCGGCGTTAGCCATTTTCCTCCAGAAACTAGTTCAAGTTGTTGAGCATTCCAAGTTTGCATAGGCGTATGTTGGTATACAGCCGGAGGAAAATCTGTTTTGTATGTAGGAATTTGTGGCGGCTTCTTAGAAAAGTTTAGCTGTGTAATCATTCCGCCAACAATTACAGGCTTTACTTGTTGTGTGTTGGAAATAATACCTACGGCAAGTTTAAGGTGAACAGGCTTAATTTGATTGGCTGCCGGGGCCCTTAACCCATAAAAGTCACGGTAGATTCTTCCTGGTTCCCATCGAGAAGTGGGTACTTGCCAATCACAAGGATCGTGGTCCATCGCCTTTCCCCAATAAGGCATAGATGTTTCTTTGATTGGGATCGCTCGAAAATCTAAACGGAAATCCTCCTTTACCTTTTTATCGGTAGTCCAAAATGACTCTACCCATAACATTTGTCTAGTCTTTATTTCACGCGGAAAAAATCTTACTCCCAATAGTTTAAGCGGCCCGCATTTTATTGGGGGGATGCGAGCATCTAGGGGGACTTGATCTACAGTCCAATTAGGGTTCAATGGACGCTTTTCTCTAATTACTTCTCGTTTGTAATGGGTTTTAAGAAGATGGGGAAGTTTACGGTATTGCCTGTCTGGAGGTGACAGTAGAATGGTTCCGCTACCATCTGGATTTAAGGTCAGGTGTGTCCCCAGCTCTGAGCAAGCTTTCGAAAATCGTTGCGTAAGATCTTTTGCTACATCTCCACTTAGTTGCTTACTGAAACCAAACCCAACACCTACGGGCACAAAAATGATTTTTTCTATTCCATTTTCGCTTAATTGGAGGCGAAAGATTCCACTATCGGCTAGGTTACGTCGGACCGCATCGAACAAAAGATCCCCAGCATCGTGGATAATAGGTCTGTCCTGATAAATTTCAATACCTTGTAGGTTATGTGCGCTGGTACCTAATATACCATCTGCTCCGGCATCGATAATGGCGTGGCCAATGGTTATTTCATCTTCGCTTGGTTTTGGTTCTCTGTTGTTTCCCCAATGAACAGCGACGAGCACGAGATGTGCTTTTTTGCGCGCTGCTTCAATCCTAGGCTTTAGGTTATCAAGCCAGAGGCTGGGTATGGTAAGTGGTAGATGAGCGCAACCAGGCGTACTTGGACCTGCGGCAAAGCGGGGCTGTGTGGCATCAATAGAGAAAATGGCGACGTTTAGCCGACCGGCGGGACGATATACTGGGGTAAGTGCTTCTTCGATATTAATACCTGATCCAGCGTAACCGATACCGGTTGCATCCAGCCAGTGTTGTTGCTCCAAAAGTGCTTTGCTTCCATAGTCCCCACTATGATTGTTTGCAGTAACAACGACATCAATACCGGCCTCCATTAACACGGATAGCATTTCAGGGCGGGCTCGGTAATAGTATGGGGATGACTCTCCCTTACTGATTCCTTGTTCGCCCTCAGTCCCTATCACACACTCTAGATTCACTACGCTTATATCTGCGTTTTTTAGGGCAATAATTGTGCCGAGCACTTTCTCGGTTCCAAATTGTGCCGTGCGATAATGTTGCCTTCGTGCCAAGTTTACGTCCCCCCCAAGCGAGCACAGGCAATGACTTGTGTGAATCGGCAGCTGGTTCGATAAGCATTTCTTGGTATGCCTCCTCAATATCCTCCGGTATATCTTTGGCGGCAATAAGATAATTTCGATAGGCGATAAAACCAGATAGATAGTGCTCGACATCATCAATACGAACTCTGAAAGCATGGTGCCGTATAAAAAAGCTTCCTAAGATTCGTCTGGGATTCTTGAAGTACATGGCTATTTCGGGCCAGAAATAGCCGTTTAGGAGGTACATTGCACGTTTGTGTAACGCTCTGTAAAAGTGCTTTAGATCTACCTGGTCTAGTAGGTACTGAAACTTGGGCTCTTTGCGTAAGCGAGTCACCATCTTTTCAGCAGCCATCATCAATTCAAGCAGAGTTGGGAAGGTGGTGATTCTATTTTCAACAAAATCCAAGTAACTGGAAAAGTTGCGAATACCGAACTGATAATACTTTTCTTCAGGGCGATATAGTGTCAGCTCATTGACACAGTAGCTCAGCCAGTGATCGTGGGCACGCCAGTGCTCAGCTCGGATAAAATAATTGAATGCCTTCTCGACCAATGTCAGCCAGCGGGAATCTTTAGTAAATCCGTAAAGACGCATTAAACCAAAGGCAGCTTCACCATCGTAATAGATGACTCTATGCTTGTCTTTAACTTGAAGTTCAGGATATTCAAGAACATGACAAAATTGCCCAGTGACGGCGTCTTGCATGTACTCCATACCAAGTGCCAGCTGCTCCATTAAATCGGAGTAGTGTTCGGTTTTTGTTACCTCAGAGTACTTTACTAGTGCCAGGAGTGATACAGCGTTGCCCCCTAATTTAATCTCATTATTCGACTCTACTAAAAATGCACCCATCTTCCCTGAAGGAAGGAGCGCGGATTGTATTAGCTTTTCTGTCAGGTACTTTAGTGACCGAAGGATGGAAGTCATCAGTGCTTTATCACCGGTTACCTCCCAGGCTTCAATCATCGCATAGGTACTGCTTGCATGACGCAAATTGTTATAGGTATCTATCTTCCGGTCGAAGCAGGCATGCCAACCATAGTGGAATGCTCCATTGTTTTTGACTTGGCTGCCCAGGTAATGGCTGCTTGTTTTAATTAATTTCGTAACAGTATTAGCATTTAGTTTTTCGATGATACGCCGACCAGCGTCTAATCCTGGACCATAGAGGCAGACGGGTTCACGTTTAGCTTCACAAAAAATCCCCTGAGTTGACAGAAGATATACTGGGCTGTCATCTGAAAAATCTAACTTGGTGTTTAGTCCAAAACGTTTCTTAGCATAGGCAAGGAAATTATTCTCGTTGATGATTACGTGATCGATCTGATTCCCGCCATAAAGCATGGCATTAGCATTGAGTTCCTGTTCAAGGAATGCGACATCACAGTTATCATCCAATGCCAGACCATAGCGAAAGTATGATCGTTTGGTATCTCTAAGTATTTGTTCCAGCCCAGCAAACGTCATTGCACTTTTTTGAGTTACCCAGTCAACTCTCAACCAGCAGGGGTTCACCCTGTGCGATTTTGCTGCACTTTGGATGATCTTTGCTAGGTCTTGCCATACCTCTGCAATATCTGCCGCCGTTTTATGTTTTACGATGGCACGCTTCTTTACATCGCTAATTGAAAAAAACAACGTATAAGGAGGGCGTTGGCTCCTCAATGCCTGCTCAACCTGAGCACGCACTTGAACGAGCATGTTGGATAGGGACATGTCGCGACTTATCTCTCTATTAAAAAAGCGTGGCAGTATTTTTTCTGCTGGTCGGCTCGGGTGCTTTTCCTGAACGAGTATAGACGGGGGGAAGATTCTGCTTTTAGTGGTTTGTATTGGGGTGGTGTGTGGCAAATATTTTTTTGTTTTATCTGTCAATTTGGGTTTTCAAAACAAATCTTGTCAGATAGTATTGGGTAACCGTATTCAGAATGATTGTTGTGCAACTCGCTCAGATTATTCTCTATTAACCTGTAATTAACAGTGTGGGTTAATACCAAGGTTTAGCCGTAGGGCAGGAGCATTTTCTGCCAAGAAGGAAACCCGGGATCTTATCATCTCGGGTTTTTTTGTCGGTAAATATAGGTTGTTTGTCTCAAATTCATCTTGCTTACTGAAACTCTTCTTTGTCTGCCTCTTAATTTTCTGAGGTAGGCTGCTTGCCCTCCCCAGAAAGATGGGCACCTTGGCCGAATAGTGAGAGAACCTTCCGGGTTTGTATTTGTACCAATGTCTTTCGGGCACTCGCCGAGTGGCCTTAGCGCCATTCTTTTATCTGGAACCAGTCAACTTAAACCATACAGGACAGGTGCCTCTATCGAATTGTTGGCAGTGAATCTATTGGAGTAGTAACCATGAATGGGAAGTGGTGGAGAAGCTTGAGGAGCTTCCCTCCGTTAGTTTGGATTATTTTAATTGGCAGTTTTTTTAGCCGTGGAACTTATTTTATGGTCTGGCCTTTCCTGGCCATCCTTCTATTTGAAAAGTTTCACCTCGGCGCGGCTGAAATTGGTTTGATCTTAAGTGCATCTGCCGTTGGTGCTGCTGTGTTGGGCTTCTTTACCGGTGCGCTATCGGATCGCTATGGGCGTCGCAATATGCTATTGCTTGGCTGTATTGTGAGTATTTTTTCCTTTGCCTTGTTGGCTGTGACGCAAACCTTGGTAGGATTTATCTGTGCGATGACCCTGTGTGCTATTGGTCGCGCGGTGTGGGAGCCGCCGGCGAGTGCGCTGATAGGCGACTTAATTGACGATCAAGCCAGCCGTGAATTGGCGCTGCAATTCCGCTACTTCCTGATCAATGTGGGGGCGGCGCTGGGGCCGATTGTAGGTGTCTGGGCCGGTTTGAGTGCACAGCAATCCACCTTTGGGCTCACCTCTCTCAGCTACCTACTCTTAGCCCTGGCCTTTGTTTGGGGTTTTGCCAGAACTGAGAGCGGGCGTTTAGCGAGTAAGCAAAGGGATGCGGGCGTATCTCTGGGAAATACGCTTTCGGTATTGCGCCGTGATCAGGTATTTCTGGTGGTGATTATTGCGAATATTTTAACGCTGTTTATCTATGCGCATATGGATTCAAGCTTGGTGCAATACCTCACCCGCGCTGAAGCGCCGGGATTGGTAGAGCTGATATCCAGCATGATCTTTGTTAATGCGTCGACGATAGTATTACTGCAGTTTCCCATTATGAAGTTAATGGGGCCGCTGGCCATTAACACTCGTATTGTGATTGGGTTGGGTATTTTGTCGATCTCCCAGATTTGGTATGCCCTAAATCCGGTAGATTGGTTTTGGGGTTGGCTCGGAGCGACTTTTATTTTGAGCCTGGCTGAGGCAATTTTGTTTCCAACCATGAGCATTCAAATTGACCGGCTGGCACCATCCCATTTACGCGGTACCTATTTTGGGGCCTCTTCCTTTTATGCCATTGGCTGGTCGATGGCGCCATTAATTGGTGGAGTGATTATTCAATGGTGGAGTGGCCCGGCCTTATACGGCTTGTTAGTGGCGTTATGTGGAGTCGTGTTTGTGCTCTATCGCCTTACCGAGTATCTGTCTCGACCTGAGTGGCCTGAGCCTGAGGGAACGGTAGTCGCGGATCGAGTCGCCAATGTCTCCTAGCACGGGATACAGAATTTAAGGACAAAAAAATACCCCCGCCAACTCTGGTTGACAGGGGTATTTTATTTTGTGATCGACGGGAGATTAGATCTCGGCAGCGAGACGTGAGCCCTGGTCGATAGCGCGCTTGGCATCGAGTTCTGCGGCTTCATCAGCGCCACCAATCAGGTGGGTGGTTACGCCGCGCTCTTGCAGAGCTTCGTATAGCTTGCGTGCAGGCTCCTGACCGGCGCAGACAATAATATTGTCGACTTCCAGTACCTTTTCCTCTTCACCAACGCGGATATGCAGGCCTTTATCGTCAATTTTGTCGTAAAGGGCACCGGCAATCATCTCTACCTTGCGATGCTGTAGGCTGCCGCGATGAATCCAGCCGGTGGTTTTACCCAGGCCCGCGCCCACTTTGGTGGTTTTGCGTTGCAATAGGTATACCTGGCGCGGAGAGCTTACTGCTTCGCGTGGCTTCAGGCCAGAGCGATTCTCCAGGGCAATATCGACA
This DNA window, taken from Microbulbifer sp. MKSA007, encodes the following:
- a CDS encoding transglutaminase domain-containing protein, producing MAKWLANSLVHIVFGFFGLSSLSQAESKIVTLSVEVAITNSSKQDINGYVQRLSMPVEYSLQQSLKKIRYNYPEKIIYKKHGVGGSKYLEFVLSIPAGRTVSRIVEFDLMLTSYDYTQLSRGRDFFPSGTYLESARFIESDSTPIKKLSLKIQNTFEDEESRLRAAFLIPQAIIKYKVQPTKGALAGLESGEGDCTEHAALFVALARSMGYPARVTSEFLFSKKKRFDRPNHHAAEVFMGGRWVPVDPNLAQKPYLGYGFGKGSISKIVLTREFSWVWSNLFPKDFKGKKNNVSVSVLWSLQ
- a CDS encoding CapA family protein — encoded protein: MSSTIYLVLSPIEIILLPPKIYRRILRRHTKKCLSNQLPIHTSHCLCSLGGDVNLARRQHYRTAQFGTEKVLGTIIALKNADISVVNLECVIGTEGEQGISKGESSPYYYRARPEMLSVLMEAGIDVVVTANNHSGDYGSKALLEQQHWLDATGIGYAGSGINIEEALTPVYRPAGRLNVAIFSIDATQPRFAAGPSTPGCAHLPLTIPSLWLDNLKPRIEAARKKAHLVLVAVHWGNNREPKPSEDEITIGHAIIDAGADGILGTSAHNLQGIEIYQDRPIIHDAGDLLFDAVRRNLADSGIFRLQLSENGIEKIIFVPVGVGFGFSKQLSGDVAKDLTQRFSKACSELGTHLTLNPDGSGTILLSPPDRQYRKLPHLLKTHYKREVIREKRPLNPNWTVDQVPLDARIPPIKCGPLKLLGVRFFPREIKTRQMLWVESFWTTDKKVKEDFRLDFRAIPIKETSMPYWGKAMDHDPCDWQVPTSRWEPGRIYRDFYGLRAPAANQIKPVHLKLAVGIISNTQQVKPVIVGGMITQLNFSKKPPQIPTYKTDFPPAVYQHTPMQTWNAQQLELVSGGKWLTPPPENWYIRSVISGSGFLDQAVGPVLFVAHTSKDRDFHEQRSKPSANYFDCHKTLPEFAHRIAGAIVSHPVDGLPKELPVLQVEDPLKVIIELGLAARKRFQGDVIAITGTAGKSSTLKMLVQILGPKEKILSSLGNYNSRVGAPSMLASLNPDHEAAVIEVAQSALWMKRGPITRQIKPTISIITEIGLSQTNHRIKSVEDTAKWKSCIFDGLTNSSVAILGDHLKCFDYILSQAIKYAKKIIVFGKGERADVKIINIDTDETGSNVTLQFPTQRLELKVPAPSTGMMYNAIAAICAAYALDKDLAQCANRLLDLELDEGHLKRKNLNIQGKSLTLIDDSWNAEVCSMINAFSVFSQSKIKNNGRRIAVLGRIVHLGKKAQELHESLTHPLLNSNVNWVITHGEEMKFLRELLPEEILGPHFSEASPLVDYLADFSQDSDLILIKGSRRDSDFGSIPILLEKLQKTGQPIEVE
- a CDS encoding MFS transporter, with protein sequence MNGKWWRSLRSFPPLVWIILIGSFFSRGTYFMVWPFLAILLFEKFHLGAAEIGLILSASAVGAAVLGFFTGALSDRYGRRNMLLLGCIVSIFSFALLAVTQTLVGFICAMTLCAIGRAVWEPPASALIGDLIDDQASRELALQFRYFLINVGAALGPIVGVWAGLSAQQSTFGLTSLSYLLLALAFVWGFARTESGRLASKQRDAGVSLGNTLSVLRRDQVFLVVIIANILTLFIYAHMDSSLVQYLTRAEAPGLVELISSMIFVNASTIVLLQFPIMKLMGPLAINTRIVIGLGILSISQIWYALNPVDWFWGWLGATFILSLAEAILFPTMSIQIDRLAPSHLRGTYFGASSFYAIGWSMAPLIGGVIIQWWSGPALYGLLVALCGVVFVLYRLTEYLSRPEWPEPEGTVVADRVANVS